In Halarcobacter bivalviorum, a genomic segment contains:
- a CDS encoding RNB domain-containing ribonuclease, with protein sequence MKKIFTKIVKGINDFSNSEKEVLQEFIDENIIIIGSNDLYEINSKYKVAIVKINKNNATLKDLANEHKDVKIDFENLSGAYDKDLVLAKRVFNPRSKTKAKVIRVLEGNKKEILIYKRDNAFFTLKENIELQVKKEIEANENDILLIDDKNFEVIKKLGNISDAKIDEQISLYLYNEEFRLNKPLEVEAKMDDTKQRVDLTHLAFTTIDPASAKDHDDAIYYDEENEILYVGIADVSYFVKEGSELDKLAFLKSTSAYLPGKVLPMLPNELSEDMCSLKEGVERYSYVFKIYLDIENKAVLKSEVFEAIIKSRRKFSYGRIDRVLEKKFDTYTEEEKEIFDTLISLYEVTKSFRYERLKKGYDFRSVEYRLKLNRQYELEGIDVETSSPSHQLVEECMLLANIEASKKVNSVGIFRIHEEPPFKAISKLVDDVNALGIKAKLQNDVHDTITHIQEKAKHSVIKDEIDELIIHAQTQAKYSSKNLGHFGLGFSSYSHFTSPIRRYSDLVLHRMLKTKETPKNIDEICEHISIQERKIDQMVWDFEDRKYARWAAKNLGLEIKVKITDDEKGVCVSYGIMPGMKIYLDNYKGQVLFSKQKVVIKSSDILTKKIVGSLKY encoded by the coding sequence TTGAAAAAAATTTTTACTAAAATTGTAAAAGGTATAAATGATTTCTCAAATAGCGAAAAAGAAGTACTTCAAGAGTTTATAGATGAAAATATAATTATAATTGGAAGTAATGATTTATATGAAATAAATTCTAAATATAAAGTTGCTATTGTAAAAATCAATAAAAATAATGCAACCTTAAAAGATTTAGCAAATGAACATAAAGATGTAAAAATAGATTTTGAAAATTTATCTGGTGCATATGATAAGGATTTAGTATTAGCAAAAAGAGTTTTTAATCCAAGAAGTAAAACAAAAGCAAAAGTTATAAGAGTTTTAGAAGGAAATAAAAAAGAGATACTAATTTATAAAAGAGATAATGCTTTTTTTACTTTAAAAGAGAATATTGAACTTCAAGTTAAAAAAGAGATTGAAGCTAATGAAAATGATATTTTATTAATAGATGATAAAAACTTTGAAGTAATAAAAAAGCTTGGAAACATTTCTGATGCAAAGATTGATGAACAAATATCTTTATATCTATATAATGAAGAGTTTAGACTAAATAAGCCCCTTGAAGTAGAAGCAAAAATGGATGATACCAAACAAAGAGTTGATTTAACTCATTTAGCTTTTACAACAATCGATCCAGCTAGTGCAAAAGACCATGATGATGCAATTTATTATGATGAAGAAAATGAAATTCTTTATGTTGGAATTGCTGATGTCTCTTATTTTGTAAAAGAGGGAAGTGAACTTGATAAATTAGCTTTTTTAAAGAGTACTTCTGCATATTTACCAGGAAAAGTTTTACCAATGCTTCCAAATGAACTTAGTGAAGATATGTGTTCATTAAAAGAGGGTGTTGAAAGATACTCTTATGTATTTAAAATCTATTTAGATATTGAAAATAAAGCAGTACTAAAATCTGAAGTTTTTGAAGCAATAATAAAATCAAGAAGAAAGTTTTCTTATGGAAGAATTGATAGAGTATTAGAGAAAAAATTTGATACTTATACTGAAGAGGAAAAAGAGATTTTTGATACTTTAATCTCTTTATATGAGGTTACAAAATCTTTTAGATATGAAAGACTTAAAAAGGGTTATGATTTTAGAAGTGTTGAGTATAGATTAAAACTTAATAGACAATATGAGTTAGAAGGTATTGATGTTGAGACCTCGTCACCTTCTCACCAGTTAGTGGAAGAGTGTATGCTTTTAGCAAATATTGAAGCTAGTAAAAAAGTAAACTCTGTAGGAATCTTTAGAATACATGAAGAACCACCTTTTAAAGCTATTTCGAAATTAGTTGATGATGTAAATGCTTTAGGTATTAAAGCAAAACTACAAAATGATGTGCATGATACAATTACACATATTCAAGAGAAAGCAAAACATTCTGTAATAAAAGATGAGATAGATGAGTTAATTATTCATGCACAAACACAAGCAAAATACTCTTCTAAAAACTTAGGACACTTTGGTTTAGGTTTCTCTTCTTATTCGCACTTTACGAGTCCAATTAGAAGATATTCTGATTTAGTATTACACCGTATGCTTAAAACAAAAGAGACTCCTAAAAATATAGATGAAATCTGTGAACATATCTCAATTCAAGAGCGAAAAATAGATCAAATGGTTTGGGATTTTGAAGATAGAAAATATGCTAGATGGGCTGCTAAAAATCTTGGTCTTGAGATAAAAGTTAAAATAACAGATGATGAAAAAGGTGTTTGTGTCTCTTATGGCATAATGCCAGGTATGAAAATCTATTTAGATAATTATAAGGGACAAGTACTTTTTTCTAAACAAAAAGTTGTTATAAAATCAAGTGATATTCTTACTAAAAAAATTGTAGGGTCATTAAAATACTAA
- a CDS encoding DUF2721 domain-containing protein has translation MEIEISTPALLFPAVSLLLLAYTNRFLTTGQLIRALSSQARKGEIGEFRGQIENLKKRLELTKWMQFFGALSLLMCTISMFCLFLGFYIFGKQIFGLSLISMCLSLGISIWEVYISSNALNLELKDLMEKCS, from the coding sequence ATGGAGATTGAAATTTCAACCCCTGCTTTACTATTTCCAGCAGTCTCTTTACTATTACTAGCTTATACAAATAGATTTTTAACAACAGGCCAACTAATTAGAGCTTTAAGTTCACAAGCTAGAAAGGGAGAAATTGGAGAGTTTAGAGGACAGATTGAAAACTTAAAAAAGAGATTAGAACTAACAAAATGGATGCAATTTTTTGGAGCTTTATCACTTCTTATGTGTACTATTTCTATGTTTTGTCTTTTTTTAGGCTTTTATATTTTTGGTAAACAGATTTTTGGATTAAGTTTAATCTCTATGTGTTTATCACTTGGTATCTCTATTTGGGAAGTTTATATTTCATCAAATGCTTTAAATCTTGAATTAAAAGATTTAATGGAAAAATGTAGTTAA
- a CDS encoding single-stranded DNA-binding protein translates to MYNKVVMVGNLTRDIELRYMPNGAALAKGAIATSHRYKTQTGEQKDEVCFLDFNIFGRSAEVANQYLRKGSKVLLEGRLVFEQWTAQDGSNRSKHALRVDTMKMLDTKSEAQNVGYENTQGGYAPQSNYNQASQNQYSQPQQNAGQNSYGGMNQGQQNAPEHNIPEIDIDDDEIPF, encoded by the coding sequence ATGTATAATAAAGTAGTAATGGTAGGAAATCTTACAAGAGATATCGAATTAAGATATATGCCTAATGGAGCAGCCCTTGCAAAAGGTGCAATCGCAACTAGCCATAGATATAAGACTCAAACTGGTGAACAAAAAGATGAAGTTTGTTTCTTAGATTTTAATATCTTTGGAAGATCTGCTGAAGTTGCTAACCAATACTTAAGAAAAGGTTCAAAAGTTTTATTAGAAGGTAGACTTGTTTTTGAACAGTGGACTGCTCAAGATGGTTCTAATAGAAGTAAACATGCTCTAAGAGTTGATACTATGAAAATGTTAGATACTAAATCTGAAGCACAAAATGTAGGTTATGAAAATACTCAAGGTGGTTATGCTCCTCAAAGTAATTATAATCAAGCATCACAAAATCAATATAGTCAACCACAGCAAAATGCTGGGCAAAATAGTTATGGTGGTATGAATCAAGGGCAACAAAATGCGCCAGAACATAACATACCTGAAATCGATATCGATGACGATGAAATACCGTTCTAG
- a CDS encoding Fe(3+) ABC transporter substrate-binding protein, which produces MLKKLALGTLVLASSLFAANEVNVYSHRHYDTDKELFKMFEDKTGIKVNVVKADATALIKRMETEGENSPADVLITVDAGNLYQAKQKNLFQSIDSEYLTKNIPEKLRDKDNQWFALTKRSRVAVYRIGSGIENELKTYEDLADPKFKGKIMVRSSNNVYNQSLLAAVIAHHGEEKALEWAKGVVANMANKPKGNDRYQVKAIANKIGDIAIANTYYIGKMVDNKEIAQAEAVKKVKIIFPKFENGGTHINVSGAGVAKYSPNKENAIKFVEFLASADAQELFAKGNFEYPVLKGVKPSELVSSWGTFEDDTISINTLGENNAKAVKIFDRAGWR; this is translated from the coding sequence ATGTTAAAAAAACTAGCATTAGGAACACTTGTACTTGCAAGTTCGTTATTCGCGGCAAATGAAGTAAATGTTTACTCTCATAGACATTATGATACAGATAAAGAACTTTTTAAAATGTTTGAAGATAAAACAGGAATCAAAGTAAATGTTGTAAAAGCAGATGCTACAGCATTAATTAAAAGAATGGAAACAGAAGGTGAAAATTCTCCTGCGGATGTTTTAATTACTGTAGATGCTGGAAATTTATACCAAGCAAAACAAAAAAATCTTTTCCAATCAATTGATTCAGAGTATTTAACAAAGAATATTCCTGAAAAATTAAGAGACAAAGATAATCAATGGTTTGCACTTACTAAAAGATCAAGAGTTGCTGTATATAGAATTGGAAGTGGAATTGAAAATGAGTTAAAAACTTATGAGGATTTAGCAGACCCTAAATTTAAAGGGAAAATTATGGTTAGATCTTCAAACAATGTATATAATCAATCTTTATTAGCAGCAGTGATTGCACATCATGGGGAAGAGAAAGCTTTAGAGTGGGCTAAAGGTGTTGTTGCAAATATGGCAAATAAACCAAAAGGAAATGATAGATATCAAGTAAAAGCTATTGCTAACAAAATTGGTGATATTGCAATTGCAAATACTTACTACATTGGTAAAATGGTAGACAATAAAGAGATTGCTCAAGCTGAAGCAGTTAAAAAAGTTAAGATTATTTTCCCTAAATTTGAAAATGGTGGAACTCATATTAATGTATCAGGAGCAGGTGTTGCTAAATATTCTCCAAATAAAGAGAATGCAATTAAATTTGTTGAGTTTTTAGCAAGTGCAGATGCACAAGAATTATTTGCAAAAGGTAACTTTGAATATCCAGTTTTAAAAGGTGTTAAGCCTTCTGAACTTGTTTCTTCTTGGGGAACTTTTGAAGATGATACAATTTCTATCAATACTTTAGGTGAAAATAATGCTAAAGCTGTTAAAATCTTCGATCGAGCAGGTTGGAGATAA
- the rpsR gene encoding 30S ribosomal protein S18 yields the protein MAERRKYGKKFCKYTEMKVDFIDYKNTDLLKISMSERGKIMPRRLTGNSKNSQEMVEKAIKRARHMALVPYIVNTQDVTDAAYAK from the coding sequence ATGGCTGAAAGAAGAAAATACGGAAAAAAATTTTGTAAATACACTGAAATGAAAGTTGATTTCATTGATTACAAAAACACTGATTTATTAAAAATTTCTATGAGTGAGAGAGGTAAGATTATGCCTAGAAGACTTACTGGTAACTCTAAAAACTCTCAAGAGATGGTAGAAAAAGCAATTAAAAGAGCTAGACACATGGCACTAGTTCCATATATTGTAAATACTCAAGACGTTACTGACGCAGCATACGCAAAGTAA
- a CDS encoding substrate-binding domain-containing protein, whose amino-acid sequence MLFKIIFTLILLFSTSLQANSSKPTLIFYCGITMVKPIKEMAKIIEQRYNCTIKISQGGSKDLYDALKYSKVGDLYLPGSNSYRKNNLKDGYLLEAVEIGYNQAAIFIRKDLKKEITSLDSFIDTSLASILCTPKSGSIGRETKNILTKYKGEEFFYDAFDNAVEIGTDSRNLNKALIEKRADITINWRSTGYWPENNKYIKIVEIDEKFAQKKKLEISLLKFSKNKEIAKAFMNFASSQEGKDIMKKYGFL is encoded by the coding sequence ATGCTTTTCAAAATAATTTTTACTCTTATTCTGTTATTCAGCACTTCACTTCAGGCAAATAGTAGCAAACCTACACTTATATTTTATTGTGGCATCACAATGGTAAAACCAATTAAAGAGATGGCAAAAATTATTGAACAAAGATATAACTGCACAATTAAAATCTCACAAGGAGGTTCAAAAGACCTTTATGACGCTTTAAAATACTCTAAAGTAGGAGATTTATATCTACCTGGTAGCAACTCATATAGAAAAAACAATTTAAAAGATGGCTACTTATTAGAAGCTGTTGAAATAGGTTATAACCAAGCTGCAATTTTCATAAGAAAAGATTTAAAAAAAGAGATAACTTCACTTGATTCTTTTATTGATACCTCTCTTGCTTCTATTCTTTGTACTCCAAAATCTGGAAGCATAGGAAGAGAAACAAAAAATATTCTTACAAAATATAAAGGAGAAGAGTTCTTTTATGATGCTTTTGATAATGCTGTAGAAATAGGAACAGATTCAAGAAATTTAAATAAGGCTTTAATTGAAAAAAGAGCAGATATTACTATTAATTGGAGGTCAACAGGGTATTGGCCAGAAAACAATAAATATATAAAAATAGTTGAAATTGATGAAAAATTTGCACAAAAGAAAAAATTAGAAATCTCTTTACTTAAATTTTCAAAAAATAAAGAGATTGCAAAGGCTTTTATGAATTTTGCTTCTTCACAAGAGGGTAAAGATATTATGAAAAAATATGGCTTCTTATAG
- a CDS encoding ABC transporter ATP-binding protein, with product MIGISVNDLSVSFGETKILEDISFNVEAGEIVTILGPSGCGKSTILRCIASLHSEYKGEIFLNETCLVNNGKHECNTDIGYIFQDYALFPHLNVKENIEFALYKLKQEEKQRRVDTLLKQFDLFDHRYKQIHELSGGQQQRVSIARVLAYEPKVLLLDEPFSNLDTILRNKTKVWLKKMIKDLGLSAILVTHDQKEALSMSDKIAIINNKKIEQFGTSQELFEKPKSYYVANFLNRINRLPYKLVEDLGSTISLENLAVIPIDKIEVTADETKIKASILDISYCGDYYELEVSLDDYENMELTVKAFCIDCLTSMQNCFLDIKLEDIKIVREKV from the coding sequence ATGATAGGAATTAGTGTAAATGACTTATCAGTTTCTTTTGGTGAAACTAAAATTTTAGAAGATATCTCTTTTAATGTTGAAGCTGGAGAAATTGTAACGATTCTTGGTCCTAGTGGTTGTGGAAAAAGTACTATTTTAAGATGTATAGCCTCTTTACATTCAGAGTATAAAGGGGAAATATTTTTAAATGAAACTTGTTTAGTAAATAATGGTAAACATGAATGTAATACTGATATTGGATATATTTTTCAAGATTATGCACTTTTCCCTCATTTAAATGTAAAAGAAAATATAGAGTTTGCATTATATAAATTAAAACAAGAAGAGAAACAAAGAAGAGTTGATACTTTATTAAAGCAATTTGACTTATTTGACCATAGATATAAACAAATACATGAATTAAGTGGTGGACAACAACAAAGAGTCTCTATTGCAAGAGTATTAGCTTATGAGCCAAAAGTTTTATTACTTGATGAACCTTTTTCAAACTTAGATACAATCTTAAGAAATAAGACAAAAGTTTGGTTAAAAAAGATGATTAAAGATTTAGGTCTTAGTGCAATCTTAGTTACCCATGACCAAAAAGAAGCTTTAAGTATGTCTGATAAAATTGCTATTATTAATAATAAAAAAATAGAGCAATTTGGAACTTCACAAGAACTTTTTGAAAAACCAAAATCATATTATGTAGCAAATTTTTTAAATAGAATTAATAGACTCCCTTATAAATTAGTTGAAGATTTAGGCTCAACTATTTCTTTGGAAAACCTTGCTGTTATTCCTATTGATAAAATTGAAGTTACTGCTGATGAAACAAAAATAAAAGCCTCTATTTTAGATATCTCTTATTGTGGAGACTATTATGAATTAGAAGTTTCATTGGATGATTATGAAAATATGGAACTTACTGTAAAAGCTTTTTGTATTGATTGTTTAACTAGTATGCAGAATTGTTTTTTAGATATTAAATTAGAAGATATAAAAATAGTAAGAGAGAAAGTTTAA
- the holA gene encoding DNA polymerase III subunit delta, whose amino-acid sequence MYRNEFDNKLKQNEVFNAYMFYGQSSFLIEYYTNLVANQLGNKDEIEKLYFDDYNFKYAKDKLLQSSLFSSNNILIIKIDKKLPKKDVTELLEACSINPDSKVIFACMGDSDFKAMDGYFTPKLNAVSVRFFSPFANEAVKLIETHARKLNLNYEISALNHLYFMHRQDLSLCVNDLEKLAILNEKITTDKVNAHCFGIGAVNFEEFLHNLLSSEDISDDLELLLEEGMNEIYLLTQVTSFVQQLFMISSYARVHGVPNAKEILGFVPPKNVWEKKTRLAINIKPEKFLEILNYLLSIELELKSSKIHDSNLYLQACLRKVSVLIR is encoded by the coding sequence ATGTATAGAAATGAATTTGATAATAAATTAAAACAAAACGAAGTTTTTAATGCCTATATGTTTTATGGGCAATCATCTTTTTTAATTGAGTATTATACTAATTTAGTAGCTAATCAATTGGGAAATAAAGATGAGATAGAAAAACTCTACTTTGATGATTATAATTTTAAATATGCAAAAGATAAATTACTTCAATCATCACTATTTTCTTCAAATAATATTCTTATTATCAAAATAGATAAAAAACTTCCTAAAAAAGATGTAACTGAGCTTCTTGAAGCTTGTTCTATAAATCCTGATTCAAAAGTTATTTTTGCTTGTATGGGAGATAGTGACTTTAAAGCTATGGATGGATATTTTACACCTAAATTAAATGCAGTTAGTGTAAGATTTTTTTCTCCTTTTGCAAATGAGGCAGTAAAACTTATAGAGACTCATGCAAGAAAGTTAAACTTAAATTATGAAATTTCAGCACTAAATCATCTTTACTTTATGCATAGACAAGATCTATCTTTATGTGTAAATGATTTAGAAAAACTTGCAATTTTAAATGAAAAAATTACTACTGATAAAGTAAATGCTCACTGTTTTGGGATAGGAGCTGTAAATTTTGAAGAGTTCTTACATAACCTTTTATCTTCAGAAGATATTAGTGATGATTTAGAACTTCTTTTAGAAGAAGGAATGAATGAAATTTATCTTCTAACTCAAGTGACTTCATTTGTACAACAACTATTTATGATAAGTTCATATGCAAGAGTTCATGGTGTTCCAAATGCAAAAGAGATATTAGGTTTCGTTCCTCCTAAAAATGTTTGGGAAAAAAAGACAAGATTAGCAATAAATATAAAACCAGAGAAGTTCTTAGAGATATTAAATTATTTGCTTTCTATAGAACTAGAACTAAAATCTTCAAAAATTCATGACTCAAATCTCTATTTACAAGCTTGCCTTAGAAAAGTTTCAGTTTTAATTAGATAA
- a CDS encoding methyltransferase domain-containing protein, with protein MEKQKHWDKIFNTQCEEILGWFEKDFSQTLKYLQKIEKLENKDVFVSGVGTSKIADILALREGKTVLNDISLEALNILKKRIKGKNVEFFQFDISKPFKKECDVWIDRAVLHFLIEEDEIKNYFESLKQSLRKDGLILFAQYKKGTAEKCASLPLKQYDIEEFNFYLGKAFKLLESETFEFTMPSLDKREFIYALYKKID; from the coding sequence ATGGAAAAGCAAAAGCACTGGGATAAAATTTTTAATACACAATGTGAAGAGATTTTAGGTTGGTTTGAGAAAGATTTTTCTCAAACTTTAAAATATTTACAGAAGATAGAAAAGTTAGAAAATAAAGATGTATTTGTGAGTGGAGTAGGAACTTCAAAGATAGCAGACATTTTAGCTCTAAGAGAAGGTAAAACAGTTTTAAATGATATAAGTTTAGAGGCTTTAAATATTTTAAAAAAGAGAATCAAAGGTAAAAATGTAGAGTTTTTTCAATTTGATATTTCAAAACCTTTTAAAAAAGAGTGTGATGTTTGGATTGATAGGGCAGTTCTTCATTTTTTGATTGAGGAAGATGAAATAAAAAACTATTTTGAAAGTTTAAAACAAAGTCTTAGAAAAGATGGTTTAATTCTATTTGCTCAATATAAAAAAGGAACAGCAGAAAAATGTGCAAGTTTACCTTTAAAGCAGTATGATATAGAAGAATTTAATTTTTATCTTGGCAAAGCTTTCAAACTTTTAGAGTCTGAAACTTTTGAATTTACGATGCCAAGTTTAGATAAAAGAGAGTTTATTTATGCGCTATATAAGAAAATAGATTAA
- a CDS encoding DsrE family protein, with amino-acid sequence MQTEAKILWTSDNKETVENMVLLYAHNAKLKAWMQEVTILVWGASQKLIHEDKEIQEKIKQMSKDGVKFIACLKCADNLEITSTLEACDINVYYTGELLSQWIKSGDTILTV; translated from the coding sequence ATGCAAACTGAAGCAAAAATTTTATGGACAAGTGACAATAAAGAAACAGTTGAAAATATGGTACTTTTATATGCACACAATGCAAAACTAAAAGCTTGGATGCAAGAAGTTACTATTTTAGTTTGGGGAGCAAGTCAGAAGTTAATCCATGAAGACAAAGAGATTCAAGAAAAAATCAAACAGATGTCAAAAGATGGAGTTAAATTTATTGCTTGTTTAAAATGTGCTGATAACTTAGAGATAACCTCAACATTAGAAGCTTGCGATATTAATGTTTATTACACAGGAGAACTTCTAAGTCAATGGATTAAATCAGGGGATACAATTCTTACTGTTTAA
- the rpsF gene encoding 30S ribosomal protein S6: MSKLKHYETMFIVKPTLTEEETAAQIEAVKALITKNGGEIVACDDMGSRNLAYEIQKHKRGYYFVVYFKGEPTSLKEIERNYRINENIIRFIFIKYENKKEIAAWTKMSDEAAKKAN; encoded by the coding sequence ATGTCAAAATTAAAACATTATGAAACAATGTTTATTGTTAAGCCAACTCTTACAGAAGAAGAGACTGCGGCACAAATCGAAGCAGTAAAAGCTTTAATCACTAAGAATGGTGGAGAAATCGTTGCTTGTGATGATATGGGTTCAAGAAACTTAGCTTATGAAATTCAAAAACACAAAAGAGGTTACTACTTTGTTGTTTATTTCAAAGGTGAGCCAACTTCACTAAAAGAAATCGAAAGAAACTATAGAATCAATGAAAATATCATTAGATTCATTTTCATTAAATATGAAAATAAAAAAGAAATCGCTGCATGGACAAAAATGAGCGATGAGGCAGCAAAAAAAGCTAACTAA
- a CDS encoding ABC transporter permease — protein MKHINKLTVSSVFITLLISVPAIILFTNIFIGGENWKHLVETVLFEYIFNSLYIMVGVAVITAILGFTTAYLTSLFTFTGSSFFHYALILPFAIPTYIVAYIYGGMFDITGSVTTFILELLGKDLSEVYFFDIMSIEGAIIVMSLVLYPYVYIVCKTYLRAESSSIIDASKTMGLNNFQIFYKVVIPISRPAIVAGVILAVMEAVADFGVMDYYGVATFVTGIFRTWFGMGSVEDASKLASMLMLFIFILIFLERFQRRNKRYKSSGKDFKPIAKQKLTGFSNFFAFIACFIPFFFGFLLPFSQMTVWFYRSYEEVIDEDFLTILYQTLSIGVFSATFITILAFVLVYNVRLHKSKLADNLMQISKLGYSIPGAVVAVGILSFFALIDKSFNILLSGTIIAVIFGYTVRFIAISINNYEAGFSKIPQSYDDACKTMGIGSFQTFLKVMFPLIKNSAMASFIVIFIEVIKELPLTMILRPFNYDTLAVLSHELVTQAQVVESSVPAMFIVLLGIVSVLILVKKMIKD, from the coding sequence TTGAAACATATTAATAAACTTACAGTAAGTAGTGTTTTTATAACACTACTTATTTCAGTACCAGCAATTATTTTATTTACAAATATATTCATAGGTGGAGAGAATTGGAAACATCTAGTAGAAACTGTATTATTTGAATATATTTTTAACTCACTATATATTATGGTAGGAGTAGCTGTAATTACAGCTATTTTAGGCTTTACTACAGCATATTTGACCTCACTTTTTACCTTTACTGGTTCTTCATTTTTTCATTATGCTTTGATTTTACCTTTTGCAATTCCTACATATATTGTTGCATATATTTATGGTGGAATGTTTGATATTACGGGTAGTGTGACAACTTTTATTTTAGAATTATTAGGAAAAGACTTATCTGAAGTTTACTTCTTTGACATTATGTCTATTGAAGGTGCTATTATTGTTATGTCTTTAGTTTTATATCCATATGTTTATATTGTATGTAAAACTTATTTAAGAGCAGAATCTTCTTCTATTATTGATGCTTCAAAGACTATGGGATTAAACAATTTTCAAATCTTTTATAAAGTAGTAATTCCTATTTCAAGACCAGCAATTGTAGCAGGTGTAATTCTAGCAGTAATGGAAGCAGTAGCTGATTTTGGTGTAATGGATTATTATGGTGTAGCAACTTTTGTAACAGGTATTTTTAGAACTTGGTTTGGAATGGGAAGTGTAGAAGATGCTTCTAAACTTGCTTCAATGTTAATGCTTTTTATTTTTATATTAATCTTTTTAGAGAGATTTCAAAGAAGAAATAAAAGATATAAAAGTAGTGGAAAAGATTTTAAACCTATTGCAAAGCAGAAACTAACTGGATTTAGTAATTTTTTTGCTTTTATTGCTTGTTTTATTCCATTTTTCTTTGGATTTTTATTACCATTTTCTCAAATGACAGTTTGGTTTTATCGATCATATGAAGAGGTAATAGATGAAGACTTCTTAACGATTCTTTATCAAACACTATCTATTGGTGTATTTTCAGCTACATTTATTACAATTTTAGCTTTTGTATTAGTTTATAATGTAAGATTACATAAGAGTAAACTTGCTGACAATTTAATGCAAATCTCTAAATTGGGTTACTCAATTCCAGGAGCTGTTGTTGCTGTTGGGATATTAAGTTTCTTTGCTCTGATTGACAAGAGTTTTAATATCTTACTAAGTGGTACAATTATTGCAGTTATATTTGGTTATACAGTTAGATTTATAGCAATTTCAATTAACAACTATGAGGCTGGTTTTTCAAAAATTCCTCAAAGTTATGATGATGCTTGTAAAACAATGGGAATAGGTTCTTTCCAAACATTTTTAAAAGTTATGTTTCCATTGATAAAAAATTCAGCTATGGCAAGTTTTATTGTAATTTTTATTGAAGTAATTAAAGAGTTACCTCTTACAATGATTTTAAGACCTTTTAATTATGATACACTTGCTGTTTTATCTCATGAGTTAGTAACTCAAGCACAAGTAGTAGAATCAAGTGTTCCTGCTATGTTTATTGTTTTATTAGGTATTGTTTCTGTTTTAATATTAGTAAAAAAAATGATTAAGGATTAA